The genomic window CGCCGCGCTGCTCCCGCACGGGCCGGCGGCCGTGCTGGCCGAGGCCTGCGCCGTCCGGGACGAGGAGATCGCCGCCTCGGAGTCGATGGCCCGGCTCGGTGCCGACCTGGTCGCCGAACTGTGCGGGGCCCGGCCCCGGCTGCTCACCCACTGCAACACCGGCGCGCTGGCCGCGGTCACCGTCGGCACCGCCCTCGGCGTGGTCGGCGAACTGCACCGGCGCGGCCGGCTCGCCGCGGTGATCGCCAGCGAGACCCGGCCGCTGCTGCAGGGCGCCCGGCTCACCTCGTGGGAGCTGACCCGCTGGGGCATCGAGCACCGGGTCGCGGTCGACTCGGCCGGGCCGTTCCTGATGGCCCGTGGCGAGGTGGACGCGGTGATCCTCGGCGCCGACCGGATCTGCGCCAACGGCGACGTGATCAACAAGATCGGCACCTACTCGCACGCGCTCGGCGCGCGGCGGGCCGGAATCCCGTTCCTGGTGGTCGCGCCGGAGTCGACGGTCGACACGCACACCGCCACCGGCGCGGACGTGGAGATCGAGGACCGCGGTTCGGCCGAGGTCACCGCGTGGAGCGAGGCGGTGAACCCGGCCTTCGACGTCACCCCGTTCGACCTGGTCACCGCGATCGTCACGGACCGCCGGGTGATCCGCGTCGACCGGGGAGAGAAGCCTTAAGCCTTCTTCCAGGGCTTCATCCAGTCGGTCTCGGGCCAGCCCTCGGCGGCGGCCATCAGCGGGTACGCGGTGGCCCCGTCGACGGTCTCCCGGATCACGTCCGCGTGCCCGGTGTGCCGCGCCGTCTCCTGGATCAGGTGCAGCAGCACCCACCGCAGCGTCCAGAAGTCCTGGTCCTTCGGATTCCACGGCACCGAGTGGTCGATCGGCACCGGATGATCCAGATCGGCCAGCTCGCGGACGGTCTTCTCGGTGGCCGCGGCGACCCGGTCGTACATTACGAGGATGTCGTCCAGGGACTCGTCGTCGGCCATCCGGAAGTTGCGCTCGTACGCCCCGTAGTCGACCGGCTGCCGCTCACCCCGGACGGTCGTCAGCCAGCCCTCCTCGGTGGTGGCGCAGTGCTTGATCAGACCGGCGACGCTGAGTGGGCTGGCGCTCGGCGTCGCCCGCAACTGCTCCGGGGTGAGCCCGAACGCGGTCAGCTTGAGCACGTAACGCATCTGGGCGAGGTACGCGAGCAGACCGTCCTGCTCGTCGGTGACGGGGCGAACCTGACCGGGCATCTCTCGGCTCCTAACGTCGTGGTGTCGTCACCTGACGTTAGGAGCCATTGCGGTCATTTTCCGGCCGCATCGTGACAACCTCCCGATCGCGCACGGATGTCACCCATCCGCCGGCCCGGCCCAGTTCCAACAGAGCCCAGATCTCCGACATCTCGGTTTTGGGGCTGCCGGTCGTCGCGGGCCAGGCCCTTCGTGCCACCTCGCCGATCTTGAGCTGGGGCGTCAACGCCCGGATCGGATCGTCCGACTCCAGCGCCTCGGCCATCAGCTCCAGGTCACCGATGAGCCGCCGCAGCTCCCGGTGCACCGAACTCCAGTTGCCGCCGCACATCGCCGCGGTCAGCTCGGCACGGGTCGCGGCCACCCGGGTGCCGTCCCGGAACGATCCAGCCGCCAGCGCCCCGGCCAGCGGGTTCTCCTGGAGCTGCCCGGCCAGGACCGCCGCGAACAGGTGCGGCACGTGACTGATCTGGGCGACGGCGGCATCGTGCTCGGTCGCGGTCACCGGCACCACCCGCGCGCCCATCCCGGTGAACAACCGGGCCAGCAGCAGCCAGTCGTCCAAGGCGCTCTCGTGCGGCTCCAGGCACAACACCCAGGCGCAGCCGTCGAAGAGGGTCGCCTCGGACGCCGCGAACCCGGACGTCTCCCGGCCCGCCATCGGATGCCCGCCGACAAACCGGCGCCCCTCGAGAAGGTCCCGCACCGGACCCTTCACCGACGTCACATCGGTCACCAGGCCGTCATATCCGTCCAGGTCGGCGGCCACTTGCGGCAAGACCGGCAGCGGTACGGCCAGAACGGTCACGTCGCACCCCGCAGCCGCCTCCCGCACCGAATCGGCGATCGAGAACCCGGCCTCCCGAGCCGCCGACCGGGTGAGCGGGTCGGCGTC from Actinoplanes derwentensis includes these protein-coding regions:
- the mtnA gene encoding S-methyl-5-thioribose-1-phosphate isomerase, which encodes MRTIDWVNEAVEIIDQTALPGEERVLRLHTVGELIAAIQSLAVRGAPALGVAGAFGVALAARIHLDDPAALNLAVQRIETARPTAVNLARGARRAAALLPHGPAAVLAEACAVRDEEIAASESMARLGADLVAELCGARPRLLTHCNTGALAAVTVGTALGVVGELHRRGRLAAVIASETRPLLQGARLTSWELTRWGIEHRVAVDSAGPFLMARGEVDAVILGADRICANGDVINKIGTYSHALGARRAGIPFLVVAPESTVDTHTATGADVEIEDRGSAEVTAWSEAVNPAFDVTPFDLVTAIVTDRRVIRVDRGEKP
- a CDS encoding DinB family protein, which translates into the protein MPGQVRPVTDEQDGLLAYLAQMRYVLKLTAFGLTPEQLRATPSASPLSVAGLIKHCATTEEGWLTTVRGERQPVDYGAYERNFRMADDESLDDILVMYDRVAAATEKTVRELADLDHPVPIDHSVPWNPKDQDFWTLRWVLLHLIQETARHTGHADVIRETVDGATAYPLMAAAEGWPETDWMKPWKKA
- a CDS encoding prephenate dehydrogenase → MHIAVIGLGLIGGSLLRALAAAGHEVVGYDADPLTRSAAREAGFSIADSVREAAAGCDVTVLAVPLPVLPQVAADLDGYDGLVTDVTSVKGPVRDLLEGRRFVGGHPMAGRETSGFAASEATLFDGCAWVLCLEPHESALDDWLLLARLFTGMGARVVPVTATEHDAAVAQISHVPHLFAAVLAGQLQENPLAGALAAGSFRDGTRVAATRAELTAAMCGGNWSSVHRELRRLIGDLELMAEALESDDPIRALTPQLKIGEVARRAWPATTGSPKTEMSEIWALLELGRAGGWVTSVRDREVVTMRPENDRNGS